In a single window of the Elaeis guineensis isolate ETL-2024a chromosome 4, EG11, whole genome shotgun sequence genome:
- the LOC105043513 gene encoding uncharacterized protein isoform X1 → MEEDSSVGGGDPRQSPGHVPNPKAKSCKGCLFYSSVLKSEARNPLCVGISRNLQQVPNYMIGESEIEATQEDRNLSDFKYACVGYSVFLNNKDSSMEKGEKQPELPLCAGLEILMDRRTSTADHMPAHVHSKEDAPVHSQPQGYGPTTSSGQDFFSKFARNAGLVASGVARNLIRVGNQIKDSFDDILYDRRRPK, encoded by the exons ATGGAGGAGGATTCATCGGTTGGTGGTGGCGATCCACGGCAAAGCCCCGGCCATGTCCCAAACCCCAAGGCGAAGTCCTGCAAAGGATGCCTCTTCTACTCTTCTGTCCTCAAATCAGAGGCCCGCAACCCCCTCTGCGTCGGCATCAGCAGGAACCTGCAGCAAG TACCTAACTACATGATTGGGGAGTCAGAGATTGAAGCTACTCAAGAAGATCGTAACCTGTCTGACTTCAAATATGCTTGTGTTGGTTACTCGGTATTCTTAAATAACAAAGACAGCtctatggagaagggagagaagcAACCCGAGTTGCCACTTTGTGCTGGCCTGGAG ATATTAATGGATAGAAGAACATCAACTGCTGATCATATGCCTGCTCATGTTCACAGTAAGGAAG ATGCTCCAGTTCATTCTCAACCACAAGGTTACGGACCGACAACATCATCAGGACAGGACTTCTTTAGCAA GTTTGCTAGGAATGCTGGACTGGTGGCTTCAGGTGTGGCCAGGAACCTTATCAGAGTAGGCAACCAGATTAAAGATAGCTTTGATGACATATTGTATGACCGCAGGCGTCCCAAGTAG
- the LOC105043513 gene encoding uncharacterized protein isoform X2 gives MEEDSSVGGGDPRQSPGHVPNPKAKSCKGCLFYSSVLKSEARNPLCVGISRNLQQVPNYMIGESEIEATQEDRNLSDFKYACVGYSVFLNNKDSSMEKGEKQPELPLCAGLEILMDRRTSTADHMPAHVHNAPVHSQPQGYGPTTSSGQDFFSKFARNAGLVASGVARNLIRVGNQIKDSFDDILYDRRRPK, from the exons ATGGAGGAGGATTCATCGGTTGGTGGTGGCGATCCACGGCAAAGCCCCGGCCATGTCCCAAACCCCAAGGCGAAGTCCTGCAAAGGATGCCTCTTCTACTCTTCTGTCCTCAAATCAGAGGCCCGCAACCCCCTCTGCGTCGGCATCAGCAGGAACCTGCAGCAAG TACCTAACTACATGATTGGGGAGTCAGAGATTGAAGCTACTCAAGAAGATCGTAACCTGTCTGACTTCAAATATGCTTGTGTTGGTTACTCGGTATTCTTAAATAACAAAGACAGCtctatggagaagggagagaagcAACCCGAGTTGCCACTTTGTGCTGGCCTGGAG ATATTAATGGATAGAAGAACATCAACTGCTGATCATATGCCTGCTCATGTTCACA ATGCTCCAGTTCATTCTCAACCACAAGGTTACGGACCGACAACATCATCAGGACAGGACTTCTTTAGCAA GTTTGCTAGGAATGCTGGACTGGTGGCTTCAGGTGTGGCCAGGAACCTTATCAGAGTAGGCAACCAGATTAAAGATAGCTTTGATGACATATTGTATGACCGCAGGCGTCCCAAGTAG
- the LOC105043512 gene encoding protein FMP32, mitochondrial → MSATAAFKRGGSLLHINQSPRWALFPARNGNTVSRPMSQLIKSNGKRAFLVDTLALVRRLEAEGVPSKHAEAITSAITEVLNDSLENVSQSFVSKGEMQKSEMIQDASLSKFKSEVKSSQEHHFSLLQRETEKLRGDIEKMRSELRYEIDKVTAGQRLDLNLERGRIRDELAKQSAETTDLTTKLDREIHTLRAQLEAAKYEVIKYCIGTLVSISAVGLAVVRILM, encoded by the exons ATGTCTGCTACTGCTGCTTTCAAGAGAGGAGGTTCGCTTCTCCATATCAACCAGAGCCCTCGATGGGCTCTATTCCCTGCGAGGAACGGTAACACCGTTTCACGCCCTATGTCCCAGCTCATCAAGTCCAACGGAAAGCGAGCGTTTCTCGTCGACACGTTAGCGTTG GTGAGGCGGCTGGAGGCGGAGGGCGTGCCCTCAAAGCATGCGGAGGCCATCACCTCGGCAATCACTGAAGTATTGAATGATAGCTTGGAGAATGTGTCACAGTCTTTCGTCTCCAAGGGAGAGATGCAGAAG AGTGAGATGATCCAGGATGCCAGTCTTTCCAAATTCAAATCTGAAGTGAAAAGCTCCCAG GAGCACCATTTTTCTTTGTTGCAACGTGAGACGGAAAAACTTCGAGGTGACATTGAGAAAATGCGTAGTGAACTTAG GTATGAGATTGACAAAGTTACTGCTGGACAACGTTTGGATCTAAACCTTGAAAGAGG GCGTATACGTGATGAACTGGCCAAGCAGAGTGCAGAAACTACGGATCTCACTACAAAGCTTGACCGG GAAATTCATACATTACGGGCTCAGCTAGAGGCAGCAAAATATGAGGTTATAAAGTACTGCATTGGTACTCTTGTTTCAATATCTGCCGTTGGCCTTGCTGTTGTCCGCATCCTGATGTAA